In Natator depressus isolate rNatDep1 chromosome 9, rNatDep2.hap1, whole genome shotgun sequence, a single genomic region encodes these proteins:
- the LOC141994154 gene encoding uncharacterized protein LOC141994154, with the protein MTMPPRTRRSPVWSNSSMLDLISCCWGEEAVQSQLRSSHRNYDTFGQISRDMMERGHDRYALQCRVKVKELRNAYHKAREANSHSGAALATCHFYKELDAILGGDPTSTLSNTMDASEPSSTRQEEEEQSGSKGAEAEEDTPESLDACNQELFSSQEEGSQSQRPVLGEGQTPEEVPDATLRSQPSMLSPAERLQRIRKRPRRSKEDMLHEVMQHSSNENQKVQEWWDSERRIRQQNEERWHKSMVLRQQSTDWLISIMERQVDLIQALVAMQAEHYRARAPLQPLSQNSFPCAPMSPPTHFPQHPGSYPHQLPPTPVASPPSPENYDPYPLHSAPITMQYSHPEVQHSLHSTPDRKAEYDNRTYANL; encoded by the exons atgaccatgcctccacgcaccaggcgatccccagtatggagcaatagCAGTATGCTGGATCTCATCAGTTGttgttggggggaggaagctgttcagtcccagctgcgctccagccataggaattacgataccttcgggcagatatcaagggacatgatggaaaggggccatgaccggtacgcactgcagtgcagggttaaagtgaaggagctgcggaatgcctaccacaaagcccgcgaggcaaacagccactccggtgctgcccttgcaacctgccatttctacaaagagctggatgcgatacttgggggcgaccccacctccactctgagtaACACCATGGAcgcttcagagcccagttcaacaaggcaggaggaggaggagcaaagcgggagcaagggtgctgaggcggaggaagacaccccggaatccctagatgcatgcaaccaggagctgttctcaagccaggaggaaggtagccagtcgcaacggccggtgcttggggaaggacaaacaccagaggaggttcccg atgcaaccttgagatctcagccatccatgttatcaccggctgaaagactccaaagaatcagaaagaggccacgtagaagcaaggaagacatgctgcatgaagtaatgcagcattcaagtaatgaaaatcaaaaagtgcaggagtggtgggacagtgaaaggaggatccgccagcagaatgaggagcgctggCACAAAAGCATGGTGCtgcggcagcaaagcacggattggctgataagcataatggagcgccaagtggacttgatccaggcgctcgtagccatgcaggcggagcactaccgtgCCCGAgctcccctgcagcccttgtcccaaaactctttcccttgtgcccccatgtcacctccaacccactttccccaacatccaggttcttacccccaccagctgcctccaacgcctgtagcttcaccacccagccctgaaaactatgacccttacccactgcactcagcccccatcaccatgcagtatagccatcctgaagtgcagcactcattgcacagcactccagacaggaaggctgagtatgataacaggacgtacgcaaatctgtga